The region ACTTTCTGCTTaggtcaggggtgtcaaactccagtcctcgtgggccgcagtcctgcagtttttagatgtgccacaggtacaaaacactggaatgaaatggcttaattacctccaccttgtgtagatcagttctccagagccttaattattctattcaggtgtggtgcagcagaggcacatctaaaagttgcaggactgcggccctcgaggactggagtttgacacccctggcttaGGTGATGTGCAGTATTGTTTTGTCAgacattttggaaaacattttcctagcgtccttccacttcacaattgaAGGCTGTGTTGTTCTTGTCTCTTTctcaaaaaaaagacaacttttaaggttgtgtaaatacttttgcaaatgATTTTAATTGCTGCGTAGAAGCGgaggaacaaataaaaacacaaatactctGCCATTTACCTGTATCCTCTTCATCATACTTGTCCAGCCCATATTCCGCCAGTTcatcgtcttcctcctcttcatcattcCCGGTCTTTGGATCCAAGTCTTCTTCATCATCTAATGTTTCTCCAGATGGATCGTCATCACGTGGAAtgccttcatcttcctcctcatcttcatcttcccCTGCTACATCCCTGGGTTCAATGACAAAAAGGGGCTTTTATCGCTTGccatcaaaatcaaatcagcGTTTATCTTTGCATTTGCAATGATTACCCCAGATCTTCTCTAGCTTCGGTAATGATGCGTTGAAGCTCCTCTTGACTCAGCTCGacctgagagaaaataaaacagaagccTTTTTGTACACACGTGATAAATACAAgtgaaatataaatttatatttaaattcaaGTGACTCTTATATGCGATATTTCTTGAAGTCTTGATGGAGGAGAAAGTATGCCATCTGTTAGTCCATATATTTCTTTTAGACAGActgaagatttaaaatgttagtaAAAGCACCTAAAGCATGATCATGAAGGCTTTAAACTGCCGTTTTGACAGATTTCTTCTGTATGTTTATGTTCCCTACCTTGTCAGGGGTTTCCTTGGCAACGCCACGCTTCACCCACCCGACACACGTAATCTGGGAGCtcataatgtaaaaatacttGTAGACCAACAGcagtaaatataataaaatgtgcttttttcccctttctcaAACTGTTTCACCTCAGGCATGCACACAGTGGTACATGTGAGAGATTAGGACCGCTCCTACTTTGGCCGTTCAAAGAGCTGCCTGATCAAAATTCCGTCAAAGACCCAGAAAAGGACCGAATTATTTTCGAAAGGCCTTACAAAAAGCTGAAGTAACATTTTCAAGCCTATCGAAAGTCAGAAATTAAAACTAGATTTCATAATTTAGCGAACCTAGATTGTCAACACATACTGGAACTCCATCGGCGGCtatttgagaaaagaaaaaagtatttaagtTGTCATCAAGCTGAATACACCGAAGATGGATATCTAAAGTCAGCACAACACTTTGCTTGGGCTAAGGCAGCCAAGGCACAGTATTTATGTCTATGTTTTAGGGACCATCAAGTTGCCGTTTCCCACTAAAAcgttaaaaactttaataacttGGACTTAAAAATCTATGTATCTGACATATCCCCTTATGGCAGTGCAACTATTAAATTAGAAGCGTgtatgctaaaataaaaattaaaaaaatcttgaagttgttgaactttttttgaAACGTTTTTTCGTAGATGGTCGCTAACAAGCTGACTGctctttttattcttaaaataaagacaacataAGACACCTGAATATCTAACCATGGTTTAAACTTCCCTGTCGTGGCCTTCTGTTccgaaaaaaacaacatttccaaTAAAGGCCGTGGGTGGTAACAGGTGGGTTTTGGATTAGGACGCACTTCCGAATTGacttatttattgtaaaagtagAGACAAAATAATGACTAAAAACGTCTTGTAACTTAGTCGAAacgaaaaataatctcaatttaatgtttgaaggtataaaaaagtggtcaaaaaataattttacaaaacctCCCGTCCACTCCagacatttaccaaacaatCCTCCACTCCCCACTTGTTCTTAATTACTTAAATTAATGGGAGGGTCTAACAATTAACTACGTAATCTAAACcattccaaatataaaaatttattccaaattttggttttaaattaacttaaatatattccaactacccaaagaacaaaactaaattggtagaaattacaaactacaaaaatgtaGCATAAATGGCCACAACACTTCCCCAACAACTATTTGTTGTATATGGTAAGGATTACATAATAGGAAGGTGTGAAAATtatagaacaaaataaaacagatatttgatacatttaagaaaaaaaaacccatttgctTACAGTAGACAAAGATGGAGCAATTTATCTAGGctacataaagaaaacaaaattaatgttgCTACCCCCATAATCatgataaaatttaataaaactgttgaaaataagttctaaaagacaaaaacaaataagacaGTAGTCATTATATGTCATGGTGTTGACTGAAGCTGATAATGgtatttagaaaagaaatataaaattattttgagacgagttcaaaatataattttttgtgtCCAAAAGTTGCAAGTGAAGCACAGAgtaaaaggaataaaacaagtttttgcttcttgttaaattaaaaacaacaaaaaaccagtTTAATAACAGCATATGAGtgacaacacaaaaatatataaaatcttaCAGAAACGATACTGTTTGCATATATGATGGCTGTAGTACCACTGATCAGCACAGGTAGTAATACAACTTTGGCTTGTACACAATTGCACAGCTAAAGATCAAGTGCGTTATTTCTTACTCGAGAATGTAACACACAGTTAATGGTTAGCAAAGTAACTTTAAGGAGTAGAAAAGCGGCAATATTCATAAATACAGCAACAGAAAGAGAGATTATTCTCACAACAGTCAAAGGTTTACAAAATATTGACCCCATTTGACAGGATGCATAGACTGTTGGTGTACAATTACACACGTCAGCAATCAAAGCAgaagcttatttttaaaaaatacatttggctAGATCAAACCAgcttaataaatgtaattttctaaatataaacacttgGGTAGCTTCATGTTTGTAACATAATAATGTTTCACAGATCAACTTGGCCTTTAAATCAagtataaaaatgacaaaaaaacaaacaaaaaattatggTTAGCTCAAATGTTGttgcatgttattttttaatgcaatacTGATATTTTATGACACCATTTGAGCAAAGTATGTGTAACccttctatgttaacatgtactTTGAGGAAGCTTAAAATGTAGCATAAAACTACTGGGActcaaattaatcaaaatctACCAGTCAAATAGTTAAAGGCACAAGATGCTAACAATTCATCTGAGGaaaatggtttgtttattttataacattCCCCTTTTATACTGGCTCAAAAATAACCATCATGATAAACCAAATCAAGTGGTTAGAGGTGGAGGAAGAAATGATTTCCTCACTTCTTCTTGTCTTTaagtttttcaaacaaatgaataTTTCTTCAGAGAGCACGATACATCCAGGTACAGCTTTCGATTATTCATTTTTCACAGGACGCTAAGGATTGTGGGAACAAAAGCCACAAAAACCCAGCAAACCAAAGTGAACCAAAGTGTCTTCTGCAGGGTGTTTCTGTCAGTATTCTGAGAGTTCGACTTCATCGTCTTTGTTTCTTGCCATGTGACTTGACATGTCATGTACAACCGGTTTCAAGCATTTGGCCATCAGGTTCAGGTTAACCTCGTGAAGGATTACTTGGGTCAGGTACTTCTCTCGTTTGAGCTGTTCTCTGGTGGTGTACGAGACGTCTGGGATTGCGAAGGCGAGGATGAACTTGGTGAGGTACGCAACGTGCTGTGAAGAGGAGATAAAGAGTAAGTACTTTTGTCCAGCGCTTTCATAATAAgaaacatgtatatttttcGTGTGCCCCAGTAGGATTTCCCCTCACCTCTACAACAATTATAAAAGCCATTTTGGCAGCAATCACGTGCCAGTAGTGCATGTTGTACTGATATTCTCTGGGGTGTCCAGGCGGAAACCGAAAGTCTCGATACCTTaagaggaaaaatatattttagtttgcCCTTCAGGGTGAAACAATtacagtggggcaaaaaagtatttagtcagccaccaattgtgcaaggtctcccacttaaaaagatgagaggcctgtaattttcatcatagatatacctcaactatgagagacaaaaggagaaaaaaaatacagaaaatcacattgtctgatttttaaagaatttatttgcaaaatatggtggaaaataagtatttggtcaATAACAAAAGTTCATCTCAATACTTTGTTATATAGCCTTTGTTGGCAATGACAGAGATCAAACGTTTTCTGTAAGTCTTCACAAGGTTTTCACACACTGTTGCTGgtattttggcccattcctccatGCAGCTCTCCTCTAGAGCAGTGATGTTCTGGGCCTGTCGCTGGGCAACACAGACTTTCAACtccctccaaagattttctatggggttgagatctggagACTGGCTAGGCCACTCCAGGACCTTGAAATGCTTCTTACGAAGCCACTCCTTCGTTACCTGGAcggtgtgtttgggatcattgtcatgCTGAAAGACCCAGCCACGTTTCATCTTCAATGCCCTTGCTGATGGACGGAGGTTTTCACTCAAAATTTGACGATACATGGCCCCATTCATTCTTTCCTTCTCACGGATCAGTCGTCCTGGTCCCTTAGCAGAAAAACAGCCCCCAAGCATGATGTTTCCACCCCCATGCTTCACAGTAGGTATGGTGTTCTTTGGTTGCAACTCAGCATTCTCTCTCCTCCAAACATGACGAGTagagtttttaccaaaaagttctattttggtttcatctgaccataTGATATTCTCCCAGTCATCTTCTGGATCATCCAAATGCTCTCTAGCAAACTTGAGACGGGCCTTGACATGTACTGGCTTAAGCAGGGGGACACGTCTGGCACTGCAGGATTTGAGTCCCTGGTGGCGTAGTGTGTTACTGAAGGTAGCCTTTGTTACTTTGGTCCCAGCTCTCTGCAGGTCATTCACCAGGTTCCCCTGTGTGGTTCTGGGATTTCTGCTCACTGTTCTTGTGATCATTTTGACCCCACAGGGTGAGATCTTGCGTGGAGCCCCAGATCGCGGGAGATTATCAGCGGTCTTGTATGtgttccattttctaataattgatcCCACAGTTGATTTCTTCACACCAAGCTGTTTACCTATTGCAGATTCAGTCTTCCCAGCCTGGTGCAGGTCTATAATTTTGTTCCGGGTGTCCTTTGACAGCTCTCTAGTTTTGGCCATGGTGGAGTTTAGAGTGTGACTGTTTGAGGTTGTGGACAGGTGTCTTTTATACTGATGAGGGGTTCAAACAGGTGCCATTAATACAGGTAATGAGTGGAGGACAGAGGAGCCTCTTACAGAAGAAGTTACAGGTCTGTGAGAGCCAGAAATCTTGCTTGTTTGTAGCtgaccaaatacttattttccaccatattttgcaaataaattctttaaaaatcagacaatgtgattttctgtatatttttttctccttttgtctctcatagttgaggtatatctatgatgaaaattacaggcctctctcatctttttaagtgggagaccttgcacaattggtggctgactaaatacttttttgccccactgtagtttttttttttttttacacctgaACATTTCTTGTTCAAAGACAGctactttacttattttatacaGGAACTGTCAGGAGTGCCAATAAGTAAGCAAAAAGTATTATTTCTAAGTTCTGGATATTTTTCACTGCTGAATATAAGTGTTCAAACATAGGTTggattttacaacatttttcagGATGAGATTAAGCTAGTGTGAGAAAAGATTACtttataaaaggtttttttttacaggtcaTTTAACAGAGGAGCCAATGAGAGCCTAAGAAACAGACCCGCACCTGCAAATGGTGATGTTTTGAGGTCGCTCTACTGCATCGGTGACCGTGGCCGGACGGAAATCATTGGTGTCGAAATAAGAGAGGGAGCTGTTGATGAAGCCGCTCATGCTGTGGTTACCGTAACCTTCCTCCACAGAAAATGACCAGTAGTAAACCATCCGGGGAATTATGTCGGACGTAAACGCAATGAGCATGGCCTGTAGAGACACCAAAGCAGCATACAAGTAAAATGAAAGAAGGTCGTTGTTTGCGTCTGCATTCAATTGTTATAAATGGGGGTTATTTTTCCTGCACGTTATAAACAAAAAGTGCTAAAATCCAACTTACATTTGTTGCGACTGCCAATATGGCGATGCTTTGAAGAATGGGTTGCCAAGCTCCAATGTCCCGGGCTTTCTCAGGCAGTATGCGTTGAAACTGAGTTGTCATTTTCCAAGCGTCCACTCGGATCTCGATAATGTTGTTGACCAGAGCCAGAAACGGAGCCAGAGGAAAAGAGGCCACGAACAGCGTCACGAAGCCAAACTGGATCACTGGGAAGAACGAGAGACTGATTGAGACTCTGTAGCGACTAAACTGGCTCCATGTCCACAGGGTATAGATCCATGTTAGATAATACTGGAGCATTTTTACCCATCTCAAGATATTCATAGAAGAGCCCGAGTTTTGTGAAGGGCTGAAGCTCAAAGTCTTGCTCCCAGCGAGGCGGGTCCACCTTCTTAGGGTTCACCCGGGTGCAGTAGCGGAAGATCAGATTCTTAACCCACCTGTGGAGGACCGACAATGTTTGAGcatgaaaaatgttgcagtaTTTTGCTGCCAGACAAAGAGGCAGATTGTTTTCAACATAGAGTTTTGGTTGCTCAGGCAAAAGGAAatacggcggccatcttggagtGGTCGTCCCTCCTACTCTGCTAAACCAAAACAAGAGAAGATGCCTCAGCACGGCGGGATATTTTTGTTCAGGACTATTGACAGTAGGGCTCTGGGGTAAACTTTCCACATGCAAGATGgacatattttgtaaatagaATATTACTCTACTGTATTTATGTCCGTCAGTAAAATGCCAGCTAATATTAGCCGTAGTGCTTGTGATGATAGCGGCGTTCAGCCCCCGCTATGAAGGCTAACCGATCCCTCGGGAATCTTAAAACGTTTTAATTATTCCCTAACATCAACTTAGATTATATGACACAAGAGTGCTACCTTATACATAAAACaatgttatattattttaaatatatcatATGTTATAACATTCACCATCCAAGTTTACACCGGTGGAACAGACTATAATTTATATGTAATTATTTCACCCTATCAAAAGTAAGATACATCAGCGACAATAGGCAAGAGCGTCTATTCTGTATTATGTCTACGGTTTCCGATGAGCTGTCAGAAAAGAGTTGGTTTGATGCGATTACTTACGGTACCAAGACCTCTTGGATGTTGTTCCAGATTGCTTTCCCTCCCATGATGATGGCGAGCTGAGTGGTCAGCTCAATCAGACAGCCACCGGGGTCACACTGCAGCAgtcagacacacaggacaagCCACAGCAAAAAGtgaggaaaacatttgtaatgtCACACGAACAGATAGTTTCTCATTTAGTCTTATTGAAACGACAAAATTCCGCccattttattgtgatttgatGTGACAGAGCAGCACAAAGTAGTGCGTAATTGTGAAAAGGGAAAGAAAGGCTCAAAGACAAGCAAAAATGCTACCATCTGTGATAAAAATCTAACGCAACACATCAAACTGAACACATTCTCTCTACAGTTAAACACTCGAAGTgactagcagcagcaaacaCAATGATGAAAGTTGGTTCTCTTGACTAGGGACTGAATACAACGGGAGCTGTAACAAGGCTGGATTTTACAGTGAGGATGAAAAGCTGAGGTAGAGTCAGGTGGAAACAGCCATGGTTTATTCTTCACACAGCAATATGTGACAAACCAAACCACCTTTAACTCACAGGGGAATCTCAATTCACCAATCTAcacctatttaaataaaatacctttgactaaatacaaacatttccacttactttttataaatatttaatgttttatcacTACACCATAATGAAACACCACAAAACCAATAAACAATCCCCCCCAGTTTTCAATGGTCTCTCCCAGAACCTGTAAAAGGTGTCTGAACCCCTGGGCAGTATTTGTCCAAACACCAtggagaggacacagaaaagacgGGTGAGCCACTTCATATTAGCACTCCACACTTAACAGATTATGCACAAACATTTGCTCAATTTTATACACCAGAACCTCATTGCTCTGAGTAACAATTATCCTCACTTCtcaatgaggagcagctgtgcagagcccAGAACAAAAGGCTGCATGCTAATCTCTAAAAACActcaataaatacaattaaaaattcTTGTGTGCAAATTATTTACGTGCAAATCTATGCTTAAAGTGCGGTGCTAAATAAAGTGCTTGTTaataaagtgcttttaaagTGCTACACAGTGACTTAAGTAAAAATAGCCCTCTTCATTACAGCaaccaaagcaaaaacaaaagaaaaacctacaaATTTTCTTACAAATCACAAATCGCAATTACTTTCTggtggtctgtcacataaaatcccaactaaatatattaaagtGGTTCCAATATcataaaatttgacaaaaaaataaaataaaattctccaAGAAACTGAATATTACCTCCTCGTTCCGATATTTCCCTAGGATATAAACAGGTTGACCGGGGTGGCCGACTATCTTCCCTTTGACAAAAGCAATGTAGAAGCAAGAGGAGTAATAGTTGACAAACTGGAAGAGGAACATCTTCAGCGTCAAGCTGTTCTCGTAGTCCGTTCTGGTCCGAGGAAGCTCTGCCGACACGTGGAAGATTGAATTAAAAGCCAGTTCGAATCCGGGGGGAGGAACAGAAGCAAAAGTAAAGGACAGGCTCACCAAAATCCGTGATCCAGATTGCAACCCGCTCATAAAGAGTATTGAGGATCATGATCACAACGAAGTTGAGGAGGCCGGCTGTGACGGAGGTGGCCATCTGCGGCGTTACGTACTCTTTCAGTGGCTCTAGGGTTGTAAAATTGCCTGAGTCTTTCAGTTTGATTGACAGGGTAAAGAAAACAACCAGTCGGTAGATAATGATGGCCACGATGGACGCCAGGATCAGCATGATCTGAAGGACGAAAAGCAAACAGATTGTTGTAAATCATCAGGTGGAAGTTGGGTGTTGAAAATGGCGAGTCAAGACCAGTCACGTAAAACTACAAGCGTAAGACACATACATGATCGTCTGCTTCCAGAACAATCAGTGTGAAtcgtttattatattttaaacgCTGCAGGCACTGTTAAAAGTTAAGTAGCaataattttaatcacattACCCAGAACAGGACTGTCCCAATTCCTATTGAGAGTCGAAAACATCGTCCAAAGAATGTGAACGGCACTTTCTCTTTCACCTACGTCACATAAACACACTTTAGGACGATTATCGCCAACAGAAGTGTTaatcaagatgttttttctttttcttttttaccccTGTGACAGAATTTTTCCTCTCATGAACACACTTGGCATCATATTCGGGGCGGGACGGTTCTTGCTGCTCCAGAAACTCCACCGTGTCCCATTCAAACTCCAACTGCGACTGGTAGCGCTTCCAGAACTCCAGGAACACCGTAACTGCGGCACAGAAAAGCAGAGCAAGCACAGTTAGGGGAAAGAAAGTTGGTGGTAAAGCCAGGAAAATAGGAATATTGAAACGATACCTTGACACAAACTCACCCCACACTGCCATGAAAACGGCAAACACCAGCGTTCCAAAGTGATCAAATATAGTAAGggtctgaaaagaaaacaacagcaaattaattacaaaacgGCTAACTACACTAAATTATTATACTATTTCAATAATTGTTTAATGGAACATCTTCAATATAGTTCCAATGGGGATCATACAGTAAAAACGTCCATAATTTTGCAAGATTTCTGGTTTTTCTCTTTGAACTGATTAATTAAACGTAGCATTCTATCAGTTTAGACTCGTTCTTCTTTGTGACCTTTCAAGTTTTTTccgaatgtgtttttttattttttaccgtCTTGTTGCAAATTCATATCCTGGTGGATAATTTGTTTCTATCTGCTAGGAAACTACAGCTTTGAAGAACATTTATcttccagcaagacaatgaccTGAAGCATCCAGTTAAAGCTACTCAGAAATGGCTTAAGACAACAAGGTGGATGCTctggagtggcccagtcaaagcacAGACATCACCCTGACTGAGAAATTGTGGCCGGACTTGTATCTTCTGAATACTGACTTGAATATTAAcgaaatcatttattttatgtcacatatttgatttatttgtcatgATTTTGTAGAAACCTGTTTTAGCttcaatattaatgttttgttttctaatttcttttgtaaaaaagacacatttttatgattgatttaaaaaagtaataaagaaaGTGAAGCACTCAAGGAGACAAATACTTTATACAAGAACtgtaaataaagtgaaatacaGTTTTTGTCAAAAAGCTCACCTTCGAAGTGTCACAGGTGCTGTTCAAGATCCAATAGTTGCAGAGGTCACACTGAGGGCACATTATAATCTTTCCTCCAATGTCAGGGTCACACACCTCTTTGCTGCATCGTtttaaacagaacagaaagaaaagaaatcaatagAAAGAAAAGCTTGTCTACCAAATAAGTTCACGTCCGACGGAAAAACGAACAAACACAACATAGGTCATAGGTCACTTATCTGAAATACCTCCATGTGCTTTTTTCTTGAATGTGGTATCCATAAAAGAAACAGACCAGTCCCATCACAGAAGCAAAAGCCAACATCTTGGTGTAGAAACCCAGCCAGGCGAAGTAAATGCCGATCTTCTCCCCATAGTACTTTCTGTAGGAAGGAAATCAagtgtaataaaagaaaaaaaaaaaaaaactttgctggTATATTACTAGTTGGAtgagctttttttcctccaaattaaataaaatattaaattattagaTAAAAGATATGGAAATTCTGGATTTCTGTTAGATAAAGAAAACCTCTAATATGGTTTTTGTTTCACTATGGGGTTCCACAAGATTCAGTTCTGGActcactgtttttctgtttctgcatttttctatTCACTGGAATCACTCAAACTTTTTATGACACTTCAATACTGATGACTTTGAGCTTTATGAGCTGTAACACAGCTCATAATCTGAGTCCACAGTTTAACTCAGATTACTGAGATGCTCTTgagcaattatttttgttttaaaaatcagtaaTTCACCAGTCAGACTTTCAAAAATCATTCAGGAATCATTCACGAATgaatcattcattcattcgttTGACTCCttagatttgttttacagatcaattcatgttttttgattcaataaacattttaaaggtgaAAGATAGAACGTGACGCATTGGATCAGCTGATCCAATGCTCCTcgtctgtttttctattttctaaaatgtttctctcGAACAGAGCTTTGTAACTCTGTGTCTGAGAAActactttaaataaactttatttacttcatcatttattttagcacacttgaaatgtAACTCCAGTAAAACCTTGAATATAAAACCGCATCATAAAACAGTTTGCAAACCTTATGAGGTCCAGTGGCTGTGTCTTGTAGAAGTTCTTGGGATGAGCCCACTCCTTGTAGAGCAGATATCTCTCGTTGGGACAGCTTTCGACTGTGGACTTGACATTGAAtctgcactgaaaaaataaaatcagaagcaTTTCACACACTGGAGAagcatttcacatatttacactgatataaacagcaaaaaaaacaaacaaaaaacacttacATCATGTAGTGGGTAGGCAGCTTTGTAAACTCCATCACGCAGCAGTTTGGTGATGccaaactttttaacatttccttTGATTTCATAAGGAGCTCTGCACAAGATGAAGTTTGCCTGAGATAAGAAGAAGAGCTTAAAAGTTATCTTCTGCGTAAATCAGGTCATCAACATTAAGGTTAGGCTGGAACAGAgagaatgctcttaaaggggcagtaccaTGCTTTTGCCaggcattttatagcataatcaagcaAATATGTTAACTTCAGTCATTAAAAATTGCTATATAtaacaaatatgacttaaaagaaaccCCCTGTCACTGTAAAAGATCCCctaaaaaattaagatttttttacatttggaggaaaaaaaagagaatagcTTGAAAGCTTGGCTTATCAAGTGCTCAAATTTTGTCAGACACAGTACAAAGTATAGCCAGAGTTCGGGGTGCACTGATTTATTGGCCAGCCGATTTGTCGGtaccgatttccttaattttgagagGTCATTGATCAGccgattttcacatgtgaagcCGACCTTATCCACTGATCCTATCAAGCTTGGCAGAGGTCAGAAAAATCAACCACTGggcttttctttcctcctgtgAGACGTTTGACTGACAAACCGGCCGACCAGGTCATGTCCACACTTTTACAGCTAACAGTAGCCACACCAttgttgccaactcagcaactttcttgataTACTACCactttttttcagacaaaaaaaaaagtggtatcggccaaaatcggaatcggtGCGttgggctttttaaaaaaatcggtaatctgcaatcggtgcagccctaGCCAGAGTGTTATTATTTATCTTGTTCCTGACAACAGCAATGTAATGAAATGACAATACAGAACAGTGTGACATGGCATAAAAACGAAAATAACTCTGCATAGGTAGTTTCAACAAACAGAGAGATCGAAACACGCAGCAACTCGCCATTCTGCTCCTCATGGACGGAGTGAAGAATTTTTCCTTGTCCATCTTTATGAAGGACTCATGACGTTCCTTCTGATACGGTGCGGTGTAGTAGTCTACTTccttttttatcagtttctcgTTGGGTTTGAAGTGCTTGGTGATACAGTTGAAAACGTTCCTGATGGAGGAGTGGACGACGTGATCTTTGATTTCTATGGGAGTCTTGATGTGCAGGACTTCGGCGTAGGTGCACTGTA is a window of Gambusia affinis linkage group LG23, SWU_Gaff_1.0, whole genome shotgun sequence DNA encoding:
- the ano6 gene encoding anoctamin-6, with translation MDDNIPEMDSDTEDFSDSKLGMIHEEVVYPEEFLPTYYAIKEEESGNKTNLVEYNNRPDSLFFNDGVRSVDFILVYEDEDSKPFDKKYTFQKRKDKREYFESCLMNMGLELEATPSVHIDHLIYVKVHVPWEVQCTYAEVLHIKTPIEIKDHVVHSSIRNVFNCITKHFKPNEKLIKKEVDYYTAPYQKERHESFIKMDKEKFFTPSMRSRMANFILCRAPYEIKGNVKKFGITKLLRDGVYKAAYPLHDCRFNVKSTVESCPNERYLLYKEWAHPKNFYKTQPLDLIRKYYGEKIGIYFAWLGFYTKMLAFASVMGLVCFFYGYHIQEKSTWSKEVCDPDIGGKIIMCPQCDLCNYWILNSTCDTSKTLTIFDHFGTLVFAVFMAVWVTVFLEFWKRYQSQLEFEWDTVEFLEQQEPSRPEYDAKCVHERKNSVTGVKEKVPFTFFGRCFRLSIGIGTVLFWIMLILASIVAIIIYRLVVFFTLSIKLKDSGNFTTLEPLKEYVTPQMATSVTAGLLNFVVIMILNTLYERVAIWITDFELPRTRTDYENSLTLKMFLFQFVNYYSSCFYIAFVKGKIVGHPGQPVYILGKYRNEECDPGGCLIELTTQLAIIMGGKAIWNNIQEVLVPWVKNLIFRYCTRVNPKKVDPPRWEQDFELQPFTKLGLFYEYLEMVIQFGFVTLFVASFPLAPFLALVNNIIEIRVDAWKMTTQFQRILPEKARDIGAWQPILQSIAILAVATNAMLIAFTSDIIPRMVYYWSFSVEEGYGNHSMSGFINSSLSYFDTNDFRPATVTDAVERPQNITICRYRDFRFPPGHPREYQYNMHYWHVIAAKMAFIIVVEHVAYLTKFILAFAIPDVSYTTREQLKREKYLTQVILHEVNLNLMAKCLKPVVHDMSSHMARNKDDEVELSEY